From Vagococcus jeotgali, one genomic window encodes:
- the rpiA gene encoding ribose-5-phosphate isomerase RpiA — protein MNLKQLVGIESAKYVKDGMVVGLGTGSTAYYMVEEIGRRIKEEGLNITGVTTSNATKEQATKLGIPLKSIDEVSCVDITIDGADEISADFQGIKGGGAALLFEKIVATYSNKVIWIVDESKMVKYLGKFPLPVEVIPYGSAQLLKKFKEQSLNPKLRLAKDGQPILTDSQNYIIDLHMDVIKEPVALANWLDKQIGVVEHGLFLNMVDKVIIGDPVEGIKIIDVAR, from the coding sequence ATGAACTTAAAACAATTAGTTGGCATTGAGTCAGCAAAATATGTAAAAGACGGAATGGTTGTTGGGCTTGGTACAGGATCTACTGCCTATTATATGGTGGAAGAAATCGGACGACGTATCAAGGAAGAAGGACTGAATATTACTGGAGTGACTACCTCAAATGCTACTAAAGAGCAGGCAACTAAATTAGGTATCCCTTTAAAAAGTATCGATGAAGTTTCCTGTGTTGATATCACCATTGACGGAGCAGATGAAATATCTGCTGATTTTCAAGGGATTAAAGGCGGTGGTGCTGCTCTTTTATTTGAAAAAATTGTAGCAACTTATTCAAATAAAGTTATTTGGATTGTTGATGAGTCAAAAATGGTGAAATATCTAGGTAAATTCCCACTACCTGTTGAAGTCATTCCATATGGTAGTGCACAATTATTAAAAAAATTTAAAGAACAATCTTTAAATCCAAAATTAAGATTAGCAAAAGATGGTCAACCTATTCTAACTGATAGCCAAAACTACATCATAGATTTACACATGGATGTCATTAAAGAACCTGTAGCTCTTGCTAATTGGTTAGATAAACAAATCGGAGTCGTAGAACATGGGTTATTCTTAAATATGGTAGATAAAGTTATTATTGGTGATCCAGTTGAAGGTATTAAAATCATTGATGTAGCTAGATAA
- a CDS encoding ISL3 family transposase, giving the protein MSHNHCIRLSLDLKDKNIYFDSIFCEEQLIKGIRSKIYKGILTYTPSACPCCGIKNEQFSIVKNGFISSRIKWLSVAHYPTYLLLKKQRFLCRHCDSSFLAESSEIEKHCFIAKRVKQSILIELSDAISFKDLAKRHFVSSTTINRILVSGGKDLSNQFLYLPQNLCFDEFTSVKNNSGKYSFIYSDSSTHQIIDILIDNKKPTLEKHFLKYSLKVRRQVKTIVVDMNAAYFKLAKRLFPNAEVIIDRFHLVQLISRSLNITRIKTMNRYRTSNVTDMKNYRKLKKYWKLFLKDSNELNYTDYRYQRLFKSILPETDVMDYLLSLNKELSETYKLYQELLYCSKNNDFDTFSDLLLLANVDISIPMKTSIRTLKKHLPRIENTFKYAYSNGCLEGSINKIKLIKRIAYGYRNFQNYKYRILLSFKDKQKSSKNHLSFESDNVLSRSKDKMSQNDKITL; this is encoded by the coding sequence ATGTCTCATAACCATTGTATTCGACTATCGCTAGATTTAAAAGATAAAAATATTTATTTCGATTCTATTTTTTGTGAGGAACAGCTTATTAAAGGGATAAGATCCAAGATTTATAAAGGTATTCTTACTTACACTCCTTCAGCTTGTCCTTGTTGTGGCATTAAAAATGAACAATTTTCTATTGTGAAAAATGGGTTTATTTCTTCTCGAATAAAGTGGTTAAGTGTGGCTCACTACCCAACCTATCTTTTATTAAAGAAACAGAGATTCCTTTGTCGTCATTGTGACTCCTCTTTTCTAGCTGAATCTTCAGAAATTGAGAAACATTGTTTTATCGCTAAAAGAGTGAAGCAATCAATTCTTATTGAGTTAAGTGATGCTATCTCGTTTAAAGATTTAGCTAAAAGACATTTTGTTTCATCAACAACGATTAATAGAATTTTAGTATCTGGTGGTAAAGACTTATCTAATCAATTTTTATATTTACCTCAAAACCTTTGTTTTGATGAATTTACTTCGGTTAAAAACAATAGTGGCAAGTACAGTTTTATTTACTCTGATTCCTCTACACACCAAATTATCGATATTCTCATTGATAATAAAAAGCCAACACTAGAGAAACACTTTCTTAAGTACTCTCTAAAGGTTCGTCGCCAAGTAAAAACAATTGTCGTTGATATGAATGCAGCCTATTTTAAATTAGCCAAAAGGCTATTTCCTAATGCTGAGGTGATTATTGATCGCTTTCACTTAGTTCAACTTATCAGTCGCTCTTTAAACATAACTAGAATTAAGACGATGAATCGTTATCGCACATCGAATGTAACTGACATGAAAAATTATCGAAAACTAAAAAAATATTGGAAACTCTTTTTAAAAGATTCTAATGAATTGAATTATACAGATTATCGTTATCAGCGTTTATTTAAGAGTATTTTACCTGAAACAGATGTCATGGATTATTTACTTAGCTTAAACAAAGAGTTATCAGAAACTTATAAACTTTATCAAGAACTATTATACTGTAGTAAAAACAATGATTTTGACACTTTTTCTGATCTATTATTATTAGCTAACGTAGATATCTCTATTCCAATGAAAACCTCGATTCGAACACTAAAGAAGCATTTACCAAGAATTGAAAACACCTTTAAATACGCTTATTCAAATGGTTGTTTAGAAGGTTCCATAAACAAAATTAAATTAATCAAACGAATAGCTTACGGCTATAGAAATTTTCAGAACTATAAATACAGAATTTTACTTAGTTTCAAAGACAAACAAAAAAGCAGCAAAAACCATTTATCATTCGAAAGTGATAATGTCCTAAGTAGGTCGAAAGACAAAATGTCCCAAAATGATAAAATAACTTTATGA
- a CDS encoding ISL3 family transposase, producing the protein MTNHIKKMLRIKDEDLNLTCVEEGKYKGVNTLIITGTYSPKLTACKYCQSHANDADEKKTIVKNGKKEVTIRLESYQNIPTILKLKKQRYFCKNCHQHWTTQCSIVEENCFISRFITFRILELLTQKISMTVIAKICHVSLTTVIRVLKSVEKHLPETLKPRSFPKVLMVDEFRSHATYEDKMSFICANGETGELVDVLPSRRLDKLMNYFNRSPKEKREQVKFLVTDMNAAYFQLTKKIFPCAALVIDRFHIVKHLNQAFNDFRVREMKELIKNHQRSEANKLKVNWKYLLKNQMTVSSSEYKNWRSFPSPKFPPLTESMMIDRLLSFSTDLKEAYGVFQLLTYHFRNKDPDSFFDLLKNLPTTLNPLFKQKIENLINYEEGIRNALTYKYSNGKIEAKNTHIKTLKRVSYGFKSFSNMRIRIFMINGLVTIE; encoded by the coding sequence ATGACTAATCATATCAAAAAAATGTTGCGAATTAAAGATGAAGATTTAAATTTAACTTGTGTTGAAGAAGGAAAATACAAAGGTGTGAACACATTAATTATCACTGGTACCTACTCACCTAAGCTTACGGCCTGTAAGTATTGTCAGTCTCATGCGAACGATGCAGATGAAAAGAAAACCATTGTAAAAAATGGGAAAAAAGAAGTGACAATTCGTTTGGAATCATATCAAAACATTCCAACTATTTTAAAGCTAAAAAAACAACGATATTTTTGTAAAAACTGCCACCAACATTGGACAACTCAATGTTCTATCGTTGAAGAAAATTGTTTTATTAGTCGATTCATAACATTTAGAATACTAGAATTATTAACTCAGAAAATATCAATGACCGTTATCGCTAAGATATGTCATGTATCGCTCACAACCGTTATAAGGGTCCTTAAATCTGTTGAAAAACATTTACCTGAAACGCTTAAACCACGCTCTTTTCCAAAAGTTCTAATGGTTGATGAATTCAGATCTCATGCCACCTATGAAGATAAAATGAGTTTTATTTGTGCCAATGGTGAAACCGGTGAACTGGTTGATGTTCTTCCTAGTCGTAGACTTGATAAACTAATGAATTACTTCAATCGTTCTCCCAAGGAGAAACGAGAACAGGTAAAATTTCTAGTGACAGATATGAATGCGGCTTATTTTCAGTTAACTAAAAAAATCTTTCCTTGTGCAGCTTTAGTCATTGATAGGTTTCATATCGTTAAACACTTAAATCAAGCTTTTAATGACTTTAGAGTCAGGGAAATGAAAGAATTAATAAAGAATCACCAGCGTTCTGAAGCCAATAAGCTAAAAGTAAATTGGAAATACCTATTAAAGAATCAAATGACTGTTTCTAGTTCAGAATATAAAAATTGGAGAAGCTTTCCTTCACCTAAGTTTCCCCCTCTAACAGAATCAATGATGATTGATCGTCTTTTATCATTTTCTACAGACTTAAAAGAAGCCTATGGCGTGTTTCAATTATTAACCTATCACTTTAGAAATAAAGATCCAGACTCATTTTTTGATTTATTAAAGAACTTACCGACTACCTTAAATCCACTATTTAAACAGAAAATTGAAAATCTAATTAATTATGAAGAAGGGATTCGTAATGCTTTAACGTATAAGTATTCTAACGGAAAAATAGAAGCTAAAAATACTCATATTAAGACATTAAAAAGAGTATCTTATGGCTTCAAATCTTTTAGTAATATGAGGATAAGAATTTTTATGATAAATGGCCTTGTCACAATTGAATAA
- a CDS encoding ISNCY family transposase translates to MNETKKYQVIKAVAENKKQKKRASVELNLSIRQINRLVKSYRENGKSAFVHKNRGRKNKHSVPEKVKQQIITSYQSFSIKPNIRHFTEILKNDHHICYTDTTIRSILYKAKILSPKAQKKTKRRLKQLIKQEGQQTKQSENLLVPRAEDYLELPEKTHPSRPRKKYKGELIQLDASSYNWFGNQITHLHLAIDDASGNIAGAYFDQQETLNGYYHVLHQILTKQGIPATFLTDKRTVFEYNRKSTKAVEEDTFTQFGFACHQLGIDIKTSSIPQAKGRVERLNGTVQSRLPVDLEIANIHSIEEANQFLSVWIRKFNRQFGHKTAESVYETSPTTAEINLLLATVSHRIVDNGHHIKYQNKFYLPMEGSSDKYFTRKTKALIIKAFNGEIYVNIAEKIYPTRRLKTHETYSKEFDGVSSDIKKERRKYIPPQSHPWKLESFKRYLQSIDRTIEEYEAEKTA, encoded by the coding sequence ATGAATGAAACCAAAAAGTATCAAGTTATTAAAGCTGTCGCTGAAAATAAAAAACAAAAAAAGAGAGCTAGTGTTGAACTTAATTTATCTATACGACAAATTAACCGTTTAGTGAAATCATACAGGGAAAATGGTAAATCAGCATTTGTCCATAAAAATCGAGGGAGAAAAAATAAGCACTCTGTGCCTGAAAAAGTAAAACAACAAATAATCACTAGTTATCAATCGTTTAGTATTAAACCAAATATTAGGCATTTTACTGAAATACTGAAAAACGACCATCATATCTGTTATACAGATACTACAATTAGAAGCATCCTGTACAAAGCAAAAATACTTTCACCAAAGGCTCAAAAAAAGACAAAAAGAAGACTCAAACAATTAATAAAGCAAGAAGGTCAACAAACCAAACAATCAGAGAACCTATTGGTTCCAAGAGCTGAAGACTACCTAGAACTCCCTGAAAAGACCCATCCTAGTCGACCTAGAAAAAAATACAAAGGAGAATTAATTCAATTAGATGCTAGTTCATATAATTGGTTTGGAAATCAAATAACTCATCTTCATTTAGCTATTGACGACGCATCAGGTAATATTGCTGGCGCTTATTTTGACCAACAGGAAACGCTCAATGGTTATTACCATGTTCTTCATCAAATTCTGACAAAACAAGGGATTCCTGCCACTTTTCTAACAGATAAACGAACCGTCTTTGAGTACAACAGAAAATCAACAAAAGCTGTAGAAGAAGATACGTTCACGCAGTTTGGGTTTGCTTGTCATCAATTAGGTATTGACATAAAAACATCCTCTATTCCTCAAGCGAAAGGTCGTGTAGAACGTTTAAATGGGACAGTGCAATCAAGATTGCCTGTTGATCTTGAGATAGCAAATATACATTCTATAGAGGAGGCTAATCAATTTCTATCTGTATGGATTCGAAAGTTTAATCGACAATTTGGTCACAAAACTGCAGAAAGTGTTTATGAAACTTCTCCTACAACAGCTGAAATTAATTTATTACTAGCTACTGTCTCTCATCGTATAGTCGATAATGGCCATCATATTAAGTATCAAAATAAATTTTATCTTCCAATGGAAGGTAGTAGCGACAAATATTTTACAAGAAAAACAAAAGCATTAATTATAAAAGCTTTTAACGGGGAGATTTATGTTAATATAGCAGAAAAAATTTATCCTACTAGACGATTAAAAACCCACGAGACCTATTCAAAAGAGTTTGATGGGGTTTCTTCAGATATAAAAAAAGAAAGACGCAAGTACATTCCACCACAGTCACATCCGTGGAAACTTGAGTCTTTCAAAAGGTATCTTCAAAGTATTGACCGTACTATCGAAGAATATGAGGCTGAAAAAACAGCCTGA
- the gpmA gene encoding 2,3-diphosphoglycerate-dependent phosphoglycerate mutase, producing the protein MKKLVFIRHGQSVWNSLNLFTGWADVDLSEKGVSEAKDAGVKIKEHNIKFDVAFTSYLKRAIKTCHYVLENSDQMAIPEIKSWRLNERHYGALQGLNKQETAEKYGAEQVQLWRRSYDTLPPLLDPNNPESSTHDPKYRYMDKRAIPEGENLKLTLERVLPFWNDQIAPALLEDKVVLVAAHGNSLRALVKHIEHISDEEIMNVEIPTGIPLVYELDDNLEVLKKYYL; encoded by the coding sequence ATGAAAAAATTAGTTTTTATTAGACATGGACAAAGTGTATGGAACTCTTTAAATCTCTTTACTGGGTGGGCTGATGTTGACCTTAGTGAAAAAGGAGTTTCTGAGGCTAAAGATGCTGGAGTAAAAATTAAAGAACATAATATTAAATTTGATGTTGCCTTTACTTCTTACTTAAAACGTGCTATCAAAACGTGTCATTATGTATTAGAAAATTCTGATCAAATGGCTATACCTGAAATTAAGTCATGGCGCTTAAATGAGCGTCACTACGGAGCTCTACAGGGATTAAATAAACAAGAAACTGCTGAAAAATACGGAGCCGAGCAAGTTCAACTATGGAGAAGATCCTACGACACTCTACCTCCATTACTTGATCCAAATAACCCAGAGTCATCAACCCATGATCCAAAATACCGCTACATGGATAAACGAGCTATTCCTGAGGGTGAAAATTTAAAACTTACTTTAGAAAGAGTACTACCTTTTTGGAATGATCAAATTGCACCTGCTTTATTAGAGGATAAAGTTGTCTTAGTAGCCGCCCATGGAAATTCTTTACGAGCTCTAGTAAAGCATATTGAACATATATCTGATGAGGAGATCATGAACGTAGAGATTCCAACTGGTATCCCTCTTGTTTATGAACTAGATGATAACTTAGAAGTTTTAAAAAAATATTATCTATAA